The following nucleotide sequence is from Staphylococcus chromogenes.
TTTAGATGAAGCCAATTGTATTGATGACACAAACCCATGAATATCAAGATCAACGTGTAGCGATTAAGCATGTACCTTTAATCGAAACTGTTGCGTTAGACTTTGATGACAAGGCGTTGTGTCCACATTATGATTGGCTTATTTTTACGTCTAAGAATGCGGTGAAATATTTTTATCCGTATTTAAAACTTATCAAATATGATCAACTCGCCGTAGTGGGCGTCAAAACAAAACAACTATGTGATAAGATGAAAATAGACGTAGATTTTTGTCCAACAGATTTTTCACAAGAGGGGCTATTCAACCAACACCCTTTTAAAAAGGGAGATCGTGTACTGATACCCTCAAGTCGTCAAGCAAGAACGTTCCTGCAAAATGCTTTAAAAGAAAGCGGCATACAAGTGACTAAAATTGATTTGTATGAAGTTCAACCCAAATATGAAAGCATTCAAGAGATTCTAGATACGATGATGCATCGACAAGTAGATGCCATCACCTTTGCGAGTTCCTCAGCAGCACATGCTTTTTTTGAGGCGAAACCACCACATAATGAAAATATCTATTTTGCTATTGGACAACAAACAGCGCAAACAATACGAAAGTTAGGTTATTCATGTTTTGTCGCAGAGGTCCAAACTCTTGAAAGTATGATTACTAAAATTGTTGAAAAGAGGTTTTATAATGATGGAATTTGATAGACATAGACGCCTACGCGTTTCACCAACTATGAGAGCAATGGTAAGAGAAACGCATTTAAGAAAAGAAGATTTAATTTATCCTATTTTTGTTGTAGAAAAAGATGACGTCAAAAAAGAAATTGCTTCTCTTCCAAATGTATACCAAATCAGTTTGAATTTACTTCACGAAGAGATAAAAGAGGCTTATGATTTAGGCATTAGATCATTTATTTTTTTCGGAATTCCAAATGAAAAAGATGAGTGCGGAACAGGTGCGTTTATCGATAATGGTGTCATTCAACAAGCGACGCGTATTGCTAAAAAATTATATGACGATATTCTCGTTATCGCAGATACTTGTTTATGTGAGTATACAGATCATGGCCATTGTGGTTTAATCGATGAACATACAAATGATGTAGATAATGATAAAACATTACCATTACTTGTTAAAACTGCCATTTCTCAAGTAAAAGCAGGCGCTGATATTATTGCTCCAAGTAATATGATGGATGGCTTTGTGACTGAGATTAGACATGGATTAGATGAAGCCGGTTTCCAACACATTCCAATTATGAGTTATGGAATCAAATATGCTTCAAGTTTCTTTGGACCATTTCGAGATGCAGCTGAATCCACTCCTTCTTTTGGAGATAGAAAAACCTATCAAATGGACCCAGCGAATCGCTTAGAAGCATTACGCGAGTTAGAAAGTGATTTAAAAGAGGGTGCGGATATGATGATTGTTAAACCTGCACTCAGTTATTTGGATATTATTAGAGATGTGCGTAATCATACTAACATTCCCGTGGTTGCCTATAATGTCAGTGGTGAATACAGTATGACTAAAGCAGCAGCTTTAAATGGTTGGATAGACGAAGAAAGAGTTGTTATGGAACAAATGATTTCTATGAAACGTGCAGGTGCAGATTTAATCATTACGTATTTCGCGAAAGATTTATGTAAATATATCGAGAATCAATAGGAGGCAAACGTTATGCGTTATAAAAAGTCTAGTGAAGCATTTGAAATTGCAGAAAAATTAATGCCTGGAGGTGTTAATAGTCCTGTCCGCGCGTTTAAAGCTGTCGACACACCGCCTCTATTTATGGAGCGTGGAGAAGGTAGTAAAATTTATGATATAGATGGAAATGAATATATCGATTATGTTTTGAGTTGGGGCCCCCTCATTTTAGGGCATCGCAATCCTAAAGTGATAGATGCCATTCATAGTGTAGTTGACAGAGGAACGAGCTTTGGGGCATCCACATTAGAGGAAAATCGTTTAGCGCAACTCGTGATTGATAGAGTGCCCTCTATCGAAAAAGTAAGAATGGTTTCTTCTGGTACGGAAGCCACATTAGATACGTTAAGACTTGCGCGTGGTTTCACAGGTAAAAATAAAATTATTAAATTTGAAGGGAATTACCATGGCCATAGTGACTCTTTATTAATTAAAGCAGGTTCAGGCGTAGCCACATTAGGACTACCTGATTCGCCTGGTGTTCCAGAAGGTACTGCAAAAAATACGATAACAGTCCCATATAATGATTTGGAAGCTGTTCAATATGCTTTTGATCAATTTGGTGATGATATCGCAGCTGTAATTGTTGAACCAGTTGCAGGAAATATGGGAGTTGTGCCGCCGGTTGAAGGGTTCTTACAAGGATTAAGAAAAATAACAACGGATAATCAGGCACTCCTTATTTTTGATGAAGTGATGACTGGATTTCGTGTGGGATATCACTGTGCACAAGGTTACTTTAACGTTACACCAGATTTAACATGCCTAGGAAAAGTGATTGGTGGCGGCTTACCTGTGGGTGCATTCGGAGGAAAGAAAGAGATTATGGATCATATTGCCCCAAGTGGGGAGATCTATCAAGCGGGTACATTGTCTGGAAATCCATTAGCGATGACAAGTGGTTATATGACATTAAGCCAATTAACACCAGAAAGCTATGACTATTTTAATACACTAGGCGATATGTTAGAAGAAGGATTAAAAGCGACGTTCAAAAAATATAATGTTCCAATCGTGATTAACCGTGCGGGATCGATGATAGGATTCTTTTTAAATGAAGGCCCAGTGACTAATTTTAAACAGGCCAATCAAAGCGATTTGACAATGTTTAGTCATATGTACCGCGAGTTAGCGAAAGAAGGTATCTTTTTACCACCTTCACAATTCGAAGGTATGTTCTTATCAACTTCACATACGAAAGAGGATATACAAAAGACTTTAGATGCATTTGATGTTGCACTAAGCCGCATTGTCTAAAGATATTTTACTGCCTTTTTTACTTATTTAAGTTGCATGAAAATAGCCATCAAAATTTATCTAAGCGTAAATTTTGATGGCTTTCTAATGATAAGTGAGGGTGATCTCCTTTACATGGTTAATGAATGTGTTGTTATTTCAAGGAGTGGTGGGGGTCTACTATGAATCATTTACTAAGAAACAATATCATCTTGTTTGCTTTAACATTAGTCTGTAGTTTTGTGCTTTATTCACTTCATATCATGTTACCTTGGATGTTTGGACCTATTATAGCAAGTATTATTGTTGTTCGTGTTTTTAAATTAGAGGTTAAATGGCCATGGATTTTAAGTGAATTAGGGCTCATTTTATTAGGGGTTCAAATTGGTAGCGGCTTTACTGTTAGCGTACTTAACGATATTAAAAATGAATGGTTGTCGATAATTTTAGTAACGATATTATTACTTGGTTTAGCATTACTCGTTTCGATTGAATTTAGACGTATCGCTCATGTTAACACAGAAACAGCGCTCTTAAGTGTCATACCAGGAGCATTAAGTCAAATGCTTGTGATGGCTGAAGAAAATAAAAAAGCAGATATTCTTGTCGTTAGTTTGACACAGACTTCACGTATTATATTTGTAGTGATTTTGGTACCATTCATATCTCTCGTTTTTAGGCAAGACACCAATTCAACCCTAGAGGTTCACCAAAATTTAACAGAGGTCTTAAAACTACAAGACATCATAATCCTTATCATTGGGATTGCGCTTATTTATTTTTTAATGGCTTTGATCCATTTCCCAACAAAAATGTTACTCGCGCCTATTGTCGTTTTGATGGTTTGGAATTTAATCACACAACATACTTTTACTCTAGATTATCCGATTATTGCTATTGCTCAAATGATATATATGATTCGCGTCGGCATTCAGATAGCACACTTAATCGAACGAATGAAAGGGCGTATTGCCTTAGCCATTGCATTTCAAAATATATTATTAATCTTAGGCACATTTTTGATGGTGTTATGTATTCATTTTATAAACAAGGCCTCTATTAATGAACTTTTTTTAAGTGCAGCGCCTGGAGGAATGAGTCAAATTGTGTTAGTAGCACTTGAAACCGGTGGAGATGTTGCAATGATTTCAAGTTATCACATCTTCAGAATATTTTTTATTTTATTTATTATTGCACCGTTAATCGCATATTATTTAAAATTTCGTGAACGTCGTCAATAACGTTTAGAAAAGCTACAAAAATAAAAAAAGGGGGACTGTGGTCTCCCTTTTTGATTGCTACCGGTTAGGACAGTCCACCAAATGGCTATTGTACATGCCACAGGCCTCCATAAATGAAAAGGCTGTGACAGGTCCAATAAATTGAAAACCATAAGATTTAAGGTCTTTAGAAAGCTGTTTAGCAGTGTCATTGACCGTAATGCGTTCTTCTGGTTTTTCGTATTTAAAATCTATCGGAACTCCATCAACGTAGGACCATAAAAAATCGCTAAAACTTCCATAAGTATTCTCAATGGCGATATAGCCGCGTGCTTGTGCGACAATCGCTTCTAATTTTTTGCGATGATGAATGATATTTGGAAACTGCATTAATGCATCAATATCTTTATCTGTCATTTTAGCGATTTGATAAGGATCAAATGCTTTAAACGCATGTCGATAAGCCTCTTTTTTCTTTAAAATGGTTAACCAAGACAGTCCGGCATGCTGTGATTCTAAAGCAAGTAGCTCAAACAAGGCTTGACTATCATATAAAGGCTTACCCCAAACGTGATCATGATAGTCCAAATAGATAGGATCGCGTGTACCAAATGCACATGGGTTCATAAAAATTACTCCTTTTATTGACTTCATTATGAATTCAGTATACTATAATAATGAATTAAATATCATATTGGGAAGAGTAAATAAGTCGCTTTTTTAAGAGAGTGCATGGCGCTGTGAATGCATAAAAGTCTTATCGAAGGTAGCCCACTTGAACTTTGATTGAACATTTTTAGTAGGTCAAAGCGTTTCGTGAGCGTTAATCATTAGAGTGCAATAGTTGTTGAACTATTGAAAATAGGTGGTACCACGGAACATCCGTCCTATATGAGGACAGATGTTCTTTTTTATGTTATCGGAGGGATTTTAATGGAAATGAAACCAAAATATAACCCGCAAGAAGTTGAAGCGGGACGTTATCAAAATTGGCTGGACAAATCACTATTTAAGCCAACTGAAGATCAGGATAAACCTACATATACAATTGTAATTCCACCACCAAATGTGACTGGGAAATTACATTTAGGTCATGCTTGGGACACGACATTACAAGATATTTTAACACGTATGAAAAGAATGCAAGGATACGATACTTTATATCTTCCTGGAATGGATCACGCAGGTATTGCAACGCAAGCTAAAGTAGAAGCCAAAATGAAAGAAGAGGGTATTTCTCGTCATGATATAGGGCGTGAAAAATTCCTAGAAAAGGCTTGGGAATGGAAAGAGGAATATGCAGATTTTATACGCCAACAATGGGCTAAATTAGGGCTTGGGCTTGATTACTCGAGAGAGCGATTCACACTTGACGAAGGTTTAAGCCAAGCTGTACGTAAAGTATTCGTAGATATGTACAATAAAGGATTAATTTACCGTGGAGAACGTATTATAAATTGGGATCCAGAAGCCCGTACAGCGCTTTCAGATATAGAGGTTGTTCATGAAGATGTAAATGGTAAGTTTTATCATTTTAAATACCCTTTTGCAGATGAAGCGGGCTATATTGAAATTGCAACGACACGTCCTGAAACGATGTTAGGAGATACAGCGATTGTTGTAAATCCTGAAGATGAACGTTATCAAGATGTCATTGGTAAAAAAGTTATTTTACCTCGAGTAGGTCGAGAATTGCCTATTATTGCAGATAATTATGTAGATAAAGAATTTGGTAGTGGTGCGATGAAAGTAACACCTGCACATGACCCGAATGACTTTGAAATAGGCAATCGTCACGAATTAGAACGTATTATAGTTATGAATGAATCTGGTCAGATGAACGAAAACGCTGGGGAATATGAAGGCTTAGATCGGTTCGAATGTCGTAAAAAACTAGTAAAAGATCTTGAAGCTGAAGGCCTTGTGATTAAAATTGAAGATCATGTTCATTCAGTAGGTCATTCAGAACGTACGGGAGCAGTTGTAGAACCTTATTTATCAACACAATGGTTTGTCAAAATGGAACCCTTAGCACAACAAGCGTTACAAAATCAAAAAGGTGAGGGACGCATTGATTTTATTCCAGCACGATTCGAAAAGACATTTAATCGTTGGATGGAAGAAATTCGCGATTGGACGATTTCAAGACAGTTATGGTGGGGCCATCAAATTCCTGCATGGTACCATAACGAAACAGGTGAAATATATGTTGGAGAGACAGCTCCTGAAGATAGTGAGAATTGGACGCAAGATGAAGATGTACTAGATACATGGTTCTCAAGTGCGCTTTGG
It contains:
- a CDS encoding AbrB family transcriptional regulator; its protein translation is MNHLLRNNIILFALTLVCSFVLYSLHIMLPWMFGPIIASIIVVRVFKLEVKWPWILSELGLILLGVQIGSGFTVSVLNDIKNEWLSIILVTILLLGLALLVSIEFRRIAHVNTETALLSVIPGALSQMLVMAEENKKADILVVSLTQTSRIIFVVILVPFISLVFRQDTNSTLEVHQNLTEVLKLQDIIILIIGIALIYFLMALIHFPTKMLLAPIVVLMVWNLITQHTFTLDYPIIAIAQMIYMIRVGIQIAHLIERMKGRIALAIAFQNILLILGTFLMVLCIHFINKASINELFLSAAPGGMSQIVLVALETGGDVAMISSYHIFRIFFILFIIAPLIAYYLKFRERRQ
- a CDS encoding valine--tRNA ligase, translated to MEMKPKYNPQEVEAGRYQNWLDKSLFKPTEDQDKPTYTIVIPPPNVTGKLHLGHAWDTTLQDILTRMKRMQGYDTLYLPGMDHAGIATQAKVEAKMKEEGISRHDIGREKFLEKAWEWKEEYADFIRQQWAKLGLGLDYSRERFTLDEGLSQAVRKVFVDMYNKGLIYRGERIINWDPEARTALSDIEVVHEDVNGKFYHFKYPFADEAGYIEIATTRPETMLGDTAIVVNPEDERYQDVIGKKVILPRVGRELPIIADNYVDKEFGSGAMKVTPAHDPNDFEIGNRHELERIIVMNESGQMNENAGEYEGLDRFECRKKLVKDLEAEGLVIKIEDHVHSVGHSERTGAVVEPYLSTQWFVKMEPLAQQALQNQKGEGRIDFIPARFEKTFNRWMEEIRDWTISRQLWWGHQIPAWYHNETGEIYVGETAPEDSENWTQDEDVLDTWFSSALWPFSTLGWPNESTKDYKRYYPTNVLVTGYDIIFFWVARMIFQGLEFTGQKPFNDVLLHGLVRAEDGRKMSKSLGNGVDPMDVIDQYGADSLRFFLATGSSPGHDLRYSTEKVESVWNFINKIWNAARFSLMNIGDEFKFEDIDLSKNLSVADQWILTRLNETIETVTQLSDKYEFGEVGRVLYNFIWDEFCDWYIEMSKIPMNGEDEAQKDVTRSVLSYTLDRIMRLLHPFMPFVTEHIWLNLPHEGESIVTSAWPVADENLIFDDSKQIMQQLVEIIKSVRQSRLEVNTPLSKEIPIKIQAKNEATRDLLNENRHYLERFCNPSELEIETQVTIPEKAMTSVVTAGEVVLPLEGLIDMDKEIERLEKELDKWQKELDRVNKKLANENFVNKAPEKIINEERAKQTQYQEKFDGVKSRIEQLKA
- the hemL gene encoding glutamate-1-semialdehyde 2,1-aminomutase, translated to MRYKKSSEAFEIAEKLMPGGVNSPVRAFKAVDTPPLFMERGEGSKIYDIDGNEYIDYVLSWGPLILGHRNPKVIDAIHSVVDRGTSFGASTLEENRLAQLVIDRVPSIEKVRMVSSGTEATLDTLRLARGFTGKNKIIKFEGNYHGHSDSLLIKAGSGVATLGLPDSPGVPEGTAKNTITVPYNDLEAVQYAFDQFGDDIAAVIVEPVAGNMGVVPPVEGFLQGLRKITTDNQALLIFDEVMTGFRVGYHCAQGYFNVTPDLTCLGKVIGGGLPVGAFGGKKEIMDHIAPSGEIYQAGTLSGNPLAMTSGYMTLSQLTPESYDYFNTLGDMLEEGLKATFKKYNVPIVINRAGSMIGFFLNEGPVTNFKQANQSDLTMFSHMYRELAKEGIFLPPSQFEGMFLSTSHTKEDIQKTLDAFDVALSRIV
- a CDS encoding DNA-3-methyladenine glycosylase I; protein product: MNPCAFGTRDPIYLDYHDHVWGKPLYDSQALFELLALESQHAGLSWLTILKKKEAYRHAFKAFDPYQIAKMTDKDIDALMQFPNIIHHRKKLEAIVAQARGYIAIENTYGSFSDFLWSYVDGVPIDFKYEKPEERITVNDTAKQLSKDLKSYGFQFIGPVTAFSFMEACGMYNSHLVDCPNR
- the hemB gene encoding porphobilinogen synthase, yielding MEFDRHRRLRVSPTMRAMVRETHLRKEDLIYPIFVVEKDDVKKEIASLPNVYQISLNLLHEEIKEAYDLGIRSFIFFGIPNEKDECGTGAFIDNGVIQQATRIAKKLYDDILVIADTCLCEYTDHGHCGLIDEHTNDVDNDKTLPLLVKTAISQVKAGADIIAPSNMMDGFVTEIRHGLDEAGFQHIPIMSYGIKYASSFFGPFRDAAESTPSFGDRKTYQMDPANRLEALRELESDLKEGADMMIVKPALSYLDIIRDVRNHTNIPVVAYNVSGEYSMTKAAALNGWIDEERVVMEQMISMKRAGADLIITYFAKDLCKYIENQ
- a CDS encoding uroporphyrinogen-III synthase; its protein translation is MKPIVLMTQTHEYQDQRVAIKHVPLIETVALDFDDKALCPHYDWLIFTSKNAVKYFYPYLKLIKYDQLAVVGVKTKQLCDKMKIDVDFCPTDFSQEGLFNQHPFKKGDRVLIPSSRQARTFLQNALKESGIQVTKIDLYEVQPKYESIQEILDTMMHRQVDAITFASSSAAHAFFEAKPPHNENIYFAIGQQTAQTIRKLGYSCFVAEVQTLESMITKIVEKRFYNDGI